Proteins from a single region of Leucoraja erinacea ecotype New England unplaced genomic scaffold, Leri_hhj_1 Leri_363S, whole genome shotgun sequence:
- the LOC129693598 gene encoding zinc-binding protein A33-like yields the protein MAESLVLNIAAEFSTLHQFLNEEEQQMKGRLKEDVERISQQLRDNLRKITEKRASIEHTILEIQQRLDVQETAFLADVKSLIERSYVKFKKPAEVPLNLLLGEFGGPLQLIIWRRMLNIISPVPAALTLEPSTAHPELLLSTDLCGVCLGDTWREVPDNPERFDDCVSVLSAQGFSSGRHYWQVEVGGKTMWDVGLCRESVSRKGSIILSPDDGFWTIWLRNGSEYEALSTPSALLSLPARPTTIGVFLDYDGGHISFYNADDMSLIYTFSDTFSERLFPYFSPGESDGGKNAQPLRLCGLRL from the exons ATGGCGGAGAGCCTGGTGCTGAACATCGCGGCTGAGTTCAgcaccctgcaccagttcctcaacgAGGAGGAGCAGCAGATGAAGGGGAGGCTGAAGGAGGACGTGGAGCGCATCTCCCAGCAGCTGAGGGACAACCTGCGGAAGATCACGGAGAAGCGGGCCTCCATcgaacacaccatcctggagatcCAGCAGCGGCTGGACGTGCAGGAGACGGCATTCCTGGCG GATGTGAAATCCCTCATTGAACG GTCGTATGTGAAGTTCAAAAAGCCGGCTGAGGTCCCGCTAAATCTTCTGCTGGGAGAGTTTGGCGGGCCGCTACAACTAATCATCTGGAGACGCATGCTGAACATTATTAGCCCAG tgCCTGCGGCCCTGACCCTGGAGCCCAGCACGGCCCACCCCGAGCTGCTTCTGTCGACCGACTTGTGCGGTGTGTGCCTGGGTGACACGTGGCGGGAAGTGCCGGACAACCCGGAGCGTTTCGACGACTGCGTGAGCGTGCTGTCGGCGCAGGGCTTCTCGTCGGGCCGCCATTACTggcaggtggaggtgggggggaagaccATGTGGGACGTGGGGCTGTGCCGTGAGTCAGTCAGCCGCAAGGGCAGCATCATCCTCTCCCCGGACGACGGCTTCTGGACCATCTGGCTGCGCAACGGCAGCGAATACGAGGCCCTGTCCACCCCGTCGGCCCTGCTCTCCCTGCCCGCAAGGCCCACCACCATCGGGGTGTTCCTGGACTACGACGGGGGCCACATCTCCTTCTACAACGCTGACGACATGTCCCTCATCTACACCTTCTCCGACACCTTCAGCGAGAGACTCTTCCCTTACTTCAGCCCCGGAGAGAGCGACGGGGGGAAGAACGCACAGCCCCTGCGCCTCTGCGGCCTACGTCTGTAG